In Luteipulveratus mongoliensis, the DNA window CGCCGATGTCCGGTCCGACGTGCACAACCGTGGTCGCCCAGGACCCGCGAGGCGGACTTCCGCGCGAGTTCGCTGATATGTAGACACGTTACGGACGTCTCACCGAACACGTCGGCGGACCCGGGTGCATGGACGGTGACCTTACGTGGGTGCAGAATCGCGCTCGTGACCTCGTCCCGGCAGATTGCGCACCGTTCGCCTGCTGGAGTTCTCTTCCTCGGTGCGTTGGGCGTCGTGTTCGGCGACATCGGCACCAGTCCGCTCTATGCGATGCAGACGGTGTTCAGCATCGACCACAACAAGGTGCAGCTCACCGAGAGCGACGTCTACGGCGTGGTGTCGCTGATCTTCTGGGCCATCACGCTGATCGTCACCATCAAGTACGTCGGGCTCATCCTGCGTGCTGACAACGATGGCGAGGGCGGCATCCTCGCGCTCGCGGCTCTTGCCAGGCGGTCACTGCCGCGCGGTGACCGGCGCGTCCCACTGGTCATGGTTCTCGGCGTCATCGGCGCATCGCTGTTCTTCGGTGACAGCCTCATCACGCCGGCGATCTCGGTCCTGAGCGCCATGGAGGGTCTGGAGGTCGCGGCGCCCAGTGTCGAAGGCGTCATCCTCCCGGTGGCCGTCGTGATCATCGTGGCGCTGTTCGTCGTGCAGCGGTTCGGCACCCAGGTGATCGGTCGCGCCTTTGGCCCGGTGATGGTCGTGTGGTTCCTGACGCTCGGCGTCCTCGGGATCCGCCCGGTCATCGACCGGCCCGGGATTCTCGCGGGCCTGTCACCGACGTACGCCCTCGCGTTCGTCCTCGATCGCCCGTTCGTCGCCTTCATCGCCATGGGAGCCGTGGTCCTGGCGATCACCGGAGCCGAGGCGTTGTACGCCGACATGGGCCACTTCGGCCGCGCGCCGATCCGCCGGGCCTGGTTCTTCATGGTGTTCCCGTGCCTGACGCTGAACTATCTCGGCCAGGCGGCTCTGATCCTGAACGACCCGAAGACCGTCAGCAGCCCGTTCTTCGAGCTCGCGCCGGGCTGGGCGCAGCTCCCGCTCGTGGTGCTGGCGGCGGCGGCGACGGTCATCGCGTCCCAGGCGGTCATCTCCGGCGCGTACTCGGTGTCACGGCAGGCTGAGCGCCTCGGCTTCCTGCCGCGACAGACCGTCATCCACACCTCGAACGAGGGGGGCCAGATCTACGTCCCCGCCATCAACTGGATCCTGTTCGTCGGGGTCCTCCTGCTGATGTTCGCGTTCCGATCCTCCGCCAAGCTCGCGACGGCGTACGGCCTGGCGGTCACGGCGACGTTCATCCTGACGACGACCCTGTTCCTGATCTACGCCCAGGCGGCGTGGAAGTGGCCGCGTTGGCGAATCGTCCTGGTGGCCGTGCTGTTCGGGGTACCGGAGCTGACGTTCTTCAGCGCCAACCTCACCAAGGTCGTCCACGGCGGCTGGTTGCCGGCCCTCATCGCAGCGCTGGTGGCCACGGTGATGTTCACCTGGCGCCAGGGCGGTCGCATCGTCAGCGCGCGCCGAGCGGAGAAGGAGGGTCCGCTCATGCCGTTCATCGACAAGGTCAACGCCGGCGGTCTCACCAAGGTCCCGGGCACCGCGGTCTTCCTGCATCCCAACGCCGCCACGACGCCGTTGGCGCTGCGCCAGAACGTCAGCTTCAACCACGTCATCCACGAGAAGTCCTTCATCGTGACGACCGTCTCGGACAACGTGCCGCATGTTCCGCTCGAGGAGCGGGTGACCTTCGACGACCTCGGCGATGCCTCCGACTCCATCGACCACGTACGGCTCCGGTTCGGTTTCCAGGACGACCAAGACGTGCCCGCGGCGCTGCGACAGGCACAGGCGCAGGGCCTGCCGATCGACCCGGACGAGGCGTACTACTTCTTGTCGCGCATTCGCGTCGAGCCAAGCCGGACACCGGCGATCTCGCGCTGGCGGGCGCGCATCTTCGTCGGGCTGGCCCACAACGCGGCCAACCCGGCCCAGTACTTCGGCCTGCCTGAGTCCCGCACGATCGTGATGGGTGCGCACATCGAGATCTGATTGCCGCGTTGTCGCCCTGGACCTCGGTCGGGAGGGCCCCCACATAATGAGACATGAGCGCTCACGGATACGTGTACGTCAAGGGTGGGGACCCGCACGGACCAGTTGTGGTCGGGGTTGATGGCTCCGGGACCGACAACGCGGCCGTCGCGTGGGCCGCTTCAGCGGCGGCCTTGCACAAGCTGCCGCTGCACCTCTTGCACTCCAACGAAGTCGCGGCCGTCGGCGCCGTGCAGGACGACCCGACCATCGCCAGCAGCGAGACGCTCGATGCCCTCCGGGCGCAGGGTTCCGCGCCGCGGGTGGCCGACGAACTCGTCGGGCGGGTTCGTGCCGCGCACCCGGACCTGGAGATCGTGGCGACCGAGACGGCCGGCGCCGCCTCGGCTGCGCTGCTCGCCCGGGAGGACACCGCCCTGATGCTGGTGGTGGGGTCCGGTCGCAAGGGCGGGCTGGGGGAGCGGGTACTCGGTACGACCTCGCTCAACACGGCGATGCACGCCACCTGTCCGGTGGCTGTCGTCAACGCCGGGGTCGATCCCAGTGCGCCGCCGAAGAAGCGCATCGCGGTCGGCATCGACGGCAGCCGCGACAGCGCAGCAGCCGCGGAGATCGCCTTTGCTGCCGCGGCGGCTCGTGGGAGCACGGTGGTGTGTGTCTCCAGCTGGTACCTCGAGGTGGTCGACGGGTTCGTTGTCACCGACCGTGACGGTGAGCCCTGGCAGCGGATCGAGAAGCGGCAGCGTGAGCGGGTTGAAGCTGCCACCAAGGTTGCTCGGGAGGCGCATCCCGATGTCGACGTCGTCGTCGAGGTGGTCAACGGGCCGAGCACCAAGGTGCTGGCTGCTCAGTCAGAGCAGTCGGACGTGCTCGTGCTCGGCAGCCGCGGGCGAGGCGGATTCACCGGCAAGCTGCTCGGCTCGGTCAGTCAGAAGGTGTTGCAGGCGGCGCGTTGCCCGGTGGTCATCGTCAAGGCCAACGAGCAAGGCTGACAACAGAATCCGTAGTCGGAGGCGCCACCGCCACCGCCTCGGATACTGTCGAGCGCAATGACTCGCACTGTTCTTGTGACCGGGGGATCGAGCGGCATCGGCGCCGCGACGGTTCGGGCTTTTGCCAGCCAGGGCGATCAGGTGATCTTCACCTATCGCAGCGGAGCCGACCGCGCACAGGCCCTCGTCGCCGAAGTGAGCGCAGCCGGTGGTTCTGCCCTGGCGCTGCCGTTCGATCAGGGTGACCTGGACAGTCAGGAGGCGCTGCTCGCGCAGCTGCCGGCTCCGGTTGACGTACTCATCAACAACGCCGGCTTGGGCTCCAAGACGGTCGACTCGTACGCCGACACGCCCGCCTCCCAGGACCGAGCGCTGTTGCAGGTCAACGCTGTTGGCGTCCTGTGGCTGACGCAGGCGATCGTGCCGGGCATGGTCGAGCGCGGCTTCGGCAAGGTTGTCTCGGTGGCGAGCGTGGGCGGGGGAGTGACGCAGTTCCCGAGCTTCCGGCTGGCCGACGGCATGAGCAAGGCGGCGGTGGCGTTCATGGGACGACAGCTCGCGGCCGAGTTCGCCAAGACCCCGGTCGACGTGTTCACGGTCTGCCCAGGTGCCACGGACACCGCGATGTTCGCGGCGAGCAGCCTTGACGGGCTCGACCCGGCACAGCGCGTCGCCTTCGAGGCGGGGCTGCCCAAGGGACGTCTCATCGAGCCGGGTGAGATCGCGGAAGTGATCAGATTCCTGTGCAGCGACGCGGCGCGGGTCCTGCACGGCGCCGTGATCGACGCGTCTATGGGTCTCGGGGTGCACCCGGGTCTGATCACCGGAGGCACCGCATGACGGAGGATCTCGTCAGCGCGCTGCCGATGTCGGAGCGTGGCCGGCGCTTCGTCGGCCAGCCCAGTCATCTGGTCGAGGCTCACTTCACCGCCGTTGCGGATCCCTTTGACCCAGAACGCAATCCAGGTGGCTACGTCAATCTCGGCACGGCCGAGAACCACCTCGTCTTCGACCTGCTCGAGCCACGTCTGGCGGCCGCGCGGCCGGTCACTGCGGATGACACGCATTACGGCGTGCTGCACGGCACACAGGAGTTCCGGGCCACCGTTGCTCGGGTGCTCGGCTCGTCCGTCGCGGTGTCCCTCGACCCCGAGCACCTGATCGCCATGTCGGGCACCTCAGCCATCCTCGACGCGGTCGCCTACGCGACCTGTGATCTCGGGGACGCGGTCATCGTGCCGGCGCCGTTCTACGGCGGTTTCGAGATCGACTTCTCCGTCCGCGCGGGCGCCACGATCGTGCCTGCGCAGCTGTCCAGCGACGATGGCTTTGCGCTGTCGCCGGCCGCGGTGGTCGCCGCGATCGAGGCGACCCGAGCCGAGGGTCGCCGGGTGGGCGCTGTCGCACTCATCTCGCCGCACAACCCGACGGCCCGAGTGCACTCGGCCGACGCGATCGCCGAGCTCGTCCGCGTGACGCGAGAGCTCGGCGTACACCTGATCGTGGACGAGATCTATGCGATGTCGGCGTTCGGGGAGACTCCGTTCGCGTCCGCCCTCGCGCACGGCGCGGAGCATGTGCACGTCGTGTGGGGGTTCGCGAAGGACTTCGCGTTGTCCGGCTTCAAGGTCGGCATCCTGCACACCACCAACGTCGAGCTGCATGCCGCGGTGGCGGCTCAGGCCTACCTCGCGCCGGTGTCGACCGACGTCCAGCGCACGATCATCGAGCTCCTCGCCGACGACCAGTGGATCAGTGGGTTCCTCGCCGAGAGCCGGCTCCGGCTGGCCGCCTCGTGCAACCACCTGGAGCGCGGGCTCGGCCGGCTCGGTCTCCCGCCGACCGGTGCCGAGGCGGGTGTCTTCTCGTGGGCGGACCTGCGCGCTCATCTCCCTGAGCAGACGTGGGAGGCAGAGGAGGACCTGCGGCGGCGGATCTTCGACGAGGCCAAGATCAACATCGCGCCGGCCTCGGTGTTCCACGGTGACGAGCCAGGCTGGTTCCGGATCACGCACGCCTGCGAGCCGGCTCTCATCGATGAGGCGCTGCTCCGGCTGGGCCGGGTTCTTAACTCGTCTGGCGACGGAAGTCGTTGAGTGGCAGAGCGATTCGTACGCCGGGCAGTCGCGGCTGACCGCGACGCGTTCGTCGCCCTTCGGACCACGATGTTCGAGGCGATGAACAGCCCTGGTTGGGACGACCCGTCGTGGCAGCAGGCCGCCGGCGAGTGGTTCGACCAGCACTGGAGCTCGCCCGACGTCTGCCTGGCCGTGGTCGAGGTCGACGGTGAGGTCGTCGCCTCCGCCATGGGGTCGTTGCGCGCGATCGTGCCGTCACCCGGGAGCGACCGCGGGCGACAGCTCTATGTGCACAACGTCGCGACGCTGCCGCACGCACGGCGCCGGGGGCACGCGCAGCTCGCGTTCGATGAGGTCATGCGGTGGGCTCGCGAGGACGCGGGTGCCGAGTCCGCCGAGCTCCATGCGACGTACGAAGGACAGGGCATGTACGCGCGGGCCGGCTTCAACGTGTCGAAGGCACCGACCATGCGGATGTGGTTCGACTGACGCGCCGCGTCAGGACAACGACTCCTCGACCCGGTCGAGCCACTCGTGGACGAGGGCGCTGAACAGCACTTCCTGCTCGATGTGCACGTTGTGGCCGCCGCGATCAAGGACAGCCGACGTCAGTCGCGAGAACTGCTCGGTCAGCGACCACTGGTCGACGTAGCCGACAATGGCGTCCTGCCGGCCCGTGACCAGCAGGCTCGGGCGGTCGAACACCTGGACCGGCGCATCCTCGAAGGACCCGGTGTAGCGCTTCTCGATGCGTTCGAGGGTGGCCGTGTCGGACAGGTCGATGCCCGGTTGCACCTCCTGCTGGGTGCGCTCCAGCGTGCGAGCGTCCTTGACGACAGAGACTTCCTCGAAGGCGCTGTCCGGGGCCAGCGTCACGTCTGCGAGCGCAGCGTCATCGCGCGCCAGGACCTGGTGCTCGGGCAGGATCCGGCGATCGTGCTGAGCGATCGTCGGCGGAGCGACCATGCAGGCGCCCGCGTAGCGCCCCGGGTCGGTGCGGATCATCCCCTGGATGAGATAGCCGCCGTACGACTGGCCGGCCAGCAGGAGAGGACCGTCGGGAATCAGGCGGGACGCCGCGATCGTGACGGCCCTGAGTACCGCGTCGGTGGAGTCGATGTCTGGACCGGCGATGCTGCGGCCATGGCCCGGCAGGTCGAGGTAGACGCGGCGCCAGCCGTCACGAGCGGTGAAGACCGGCTCGAATCCCCCTGTCATCAAACGGTGGTCGCACGAGAATCCGTGCATCAGCAGGACGGTGCCATGCTGAGGACGAGCATCACCGTGCTCGACGAAATGAACCAGCGTGCCGCCTGCGTCGACGAAGTCACTCACAAGACGCGAGGTTAGCCTCCTGCGCCGACGGTGGCGGGATCGCGGCCGAGAAGGGCAAGTGCGCGGTGCCATCCCGAGCTCGCGGACGGAACCGCGTGGGCGAAGGCCGCACCGGGTCGTTCGCGACCGTCGTCGTCGGGAATCTGCTCAGCGATCGCGAGGACGGCATCCGCCAGCGCGGGCGATGGCTCGAAGCGTTCGCCAAGTCCCCATGCCAGGTCCCAGGTATGGACCACGGTATCGAGCAGCTGCGCGCCCAACAGGACATGGACCGGCAGGGGTTGGGTGGGATGCAGCTCGATCTCGACAAGCGTCCTGTCCAGATCTACGCCGGCGAATGCACTGATCAGGTCAGCGACGGACCCCTGCCACGCTGTCTGAGTGAAACGCTCTGGTGAATAAGCGGATTCGGGCGCCGCTCCCTGACTGAGGAGGGTGGCGAAGCCACGGTGCTGACCGACCATGTGGGCGAGGAGTGTTGCCAGGTCCCAGCCGGCGCACGCACTGGCGTTCGTGAGGTCGGCGTCGGTCAGTCGTACGACGTGGGTGGTCGCGGCGGCCAGGGCTTCTCGGTGCAGGTCTCGCTGGTCCGTGGTAGTCATAGATCTAGATAATCACCAAGTGGTGACTATTGCAATGGGTATCGGTCGGTAGCATCTGCGCCATGCCTGCCGAGCGTCGCGACCTGCTCTCCTCGATCCATCCCATCGCCAAGGCGCTGCGCCGGATCGAGGACGATGCGGCGGAGAGCCACGGTCTGACGATGTGGCAGTACGCCGTGCTGGCGGTCGTCTGCGCGCGACCGGCGCTGAACCAGAACGAGGTCGCCGGGCTGCTCGACTACAGCCGCAACCGGATCGTGGCCGATCTGGACCATCTGGAGTCGATGGGATGCCTGGTCAGAACGCCCGGTGCGGACCGGCGGGCGAACGCGTTGACCGCCACGGACGCAGGTGCGGATGTCATGCGCGCCGTGCAGCGCGAGATCCACAGTGGAGAGGACGAGCTCTTGGCGGGTCTCTCGCCGACAGCGCGCGCGGCATTCGGGCGGGCGGCCGATCAGCTGGCAGACCACCTGGGGGGCCAGGACTGACGGCCGAACTGGTGGCCTACTCGCGGTCCTGCCAGGTGCAGATGCAGGCCTCGTTGCCCTCGGCGTCCGCGAGGATCCAGAACGCCTTGGCGCGCGTGTCGCTGACGAGATGGCCACCGGCTGCAAGGGCATCGGCCAAGCGCTGCTCGGCTACGTCGTGGGGCATCAGGACGTCGAAATGGATGCGGTTGCGCTGCTCTCGCGGCTCGTCCATCTGCTGGAACCACACTGCTGGACCGACGCCGCGCGGATCGGAGATGGCGCGGATGGTGTCGCCCTCGACCCACGGCGGCTCGTCCTCGTAGGCCAGCAGGGCCTTCCAGAAGGGCCGGACCGCGTCGATGTCGAGCGCGTCGATCGCCAGCTCGACCACGAGGGAGGCGCGTGGGTCGGAGACGACGGACGCACCGATGGCCAGCTCGCTCAGCTTGCGCGCCAGGGCGAGGTCTCGCTCGGACACTGCGTGGATCTCGTGGGTGGTCGTGACGACGTGCACGACGCCGGGGTAGCGCACGTTGATCGCCGGGTGGTGACCCAGCTTGTCGGCGGCGGCCGCGACGCGGGACGCGAAGGCGCCGGCCTCGGCGTACGACGTGAGACGGAACGTCGCTTCGAGGGTCCCGGCGACGTAGCGCCAGTCATCGAGCCCAAGGGTGGCGAACTCTGGTGCAGGGACGCGGGTAGGCATACCTGCACCGTACGGCCGTTTGCTGACATCGGCCTTGACTATGCAACAAGGTGCATATGAAACTTGGCGCATGTCGTTGGAGCACGCGATCCTCGTGTCGCTGGCCGAGCAGTCGGCCAGCGGCTATGACCTGACGCGTCGCTTCGACCTGTCCCTCGGCTTCTTCTGGCGCGCGAGCCACCAGCAGATCTACCGGACGCTGGCGCGGATGGAGACCGACGGCACCGTCGCGTCGGAGGTCGAGGCCGGAGGCAGCCGTCCGGACCGCAAGGTCTACGCGCTGACCGATCAGGGCCGCCACGAGCTCGAGGCGTGGACGCGCAAGCCGACACCACCCGAGACCGTGCGCAGCGAGTTCGCGGTCAAGGTGCGCGGCATGCAGTACGGCGACCGCGCGGCTGTCGTGGACGACATCCGGCGACAGCGTGAGCACCACGTCAAACAGCTGGACTACTACGAGCGCAACGCCGCCAAGCACTACCCCGACCCATCTGCGGTGGCGGAGGCCGACCTGCCGGTCTACCTCGTGCTCCGCGGCGGCATCCGCACCGAGCAGACCTATGTGGCCTGGTGCGACGAGATGCTCGATCTGCTTGGACCCCAACCAAATTCAGCACCACCTCAGGAGAAGCCGTGACCTACGACCACCTGCTCTCGCCTCTCCAGGTCGGCCACCTGACGTTGCGCAACCGCATCGTTATGGGGTCGATGCACACTGGCCTCGAGGACCGTTCGAAGCACCTCCCGGAGCTGGCCGCTTACTTCGCCGAGCGGGCCAAGGGCGGCACCGCGATGCTGATCACCGGTGGCTTCGCACCCAATGTCGAGGGTTGGCTGCTGCCGGCGGGATCGCTGATGCGCACCGGCCGCGCGGCCGACAAGCACAAGCAGGTGACCGAGGCCGTACACGAGCACGACAGCCGAATCCTGTTGCAGGTGCTGCATGCTGGACGCTACGGATATCACCCGCTGATCCGGTCGGCGTCCTCGCGCAAGTCGCCGATCACGCCGTTCAAGCCGCGCGCGCTCAGCACCCGCGGCGTGGACAAGACCATCGACGCGTTCGTCCGAGCGGCCACGCTCGCCAAGCGGGCGGGTTACGACGGCGTCGAGATCATGGGCTCCGAGGGCTACCTGATCAACCAGTTCCTGGCGGCACGTACCAATAACCGCACGGACGTCTGGGGCGGATCCGCTGAGAAGAGAATGCGATTCCCGGTCGAGATCGTGCGGCGCACGCGCGACGCTGTGGGTGACGACTTCGTCATCGACTACCGCATCTCGCTGGTCGACCTGGTCGACAAGAGCCAGACCTGGGATGAGGTCGTCCAGCTGGCGCACCAGATCGAGGAGGCCGGCGCATCGATGCTCAACACCGGCATCGGGTGGCACGAGGCGCGGGTCCCCACGATCGTCACCTCGGTGCCGCGCGCAGCGTTCGCCGACTGGAGCGCGCGGATCAAGGCCGAGGTCGGCATCCCCGTGATGACGTCCAACCGGATCAACACGCCTGAGGTCGGCGACGAGATCGTGGCGAGCGGCAAGGCCGATCTGATCTCGATGGCGCGCCCGATGCTGGCTGACCCGGACTTCGCCAACAAGGCAGCCGAGGACCGCGCGGACGAGATCAACACCTGCATCGCCTGCAACCAGGCCTGCCTGGATCACACCTTCGCCAACAAGCGGGCCACCTGCCTGGTCAACCCGCGTGCGGGCCGTGAGAAGGAGCTCGTGCTGCTGCCGGTCCCGAAGGCGCGGGCCAAGCAGGTCGCGGTCGTCGGTGCCGGTCCGGCCGGCCTGGCCGCCGCGGTGTCGCTGGCCGAACGCGGCCACCAGGTCACCGTCTTCGAGGCGCGCGACGAGATCGGTGGCCAGTTCCAGATGGCCATGCGGATCCCCGGCAAGGAAGAGTTCCGCGAGACGTTGCGCTACTACACCCGGCGACTCGAGGTCCTGGGCGTGGATGTACGCCTCTCGACGGTCGCCAGCCAGGCCGACCTCGCGGCGTACGACGACGTGGTCCTCGCGACCGGGGTCAAGCCCCGACTGCCGAGCATCCCGGGCATCGATCACCCCAAGGTCGTGGCGTACGACGCCCTGCTGCGTGGCGAGGTCGAGGCCGGCCACCGGGTGGCTGTCATCGGTGCCGGCGGGATCGGTTTCGACGTCAGTGAGTTCCTGCTGCAGGACCCGGACGAGAAGTTGCACGACTGGATGGACCGGTGGGGCGTCACGGAGGACCCGGAGGCCGTCGGTGGGCTGACGGAGAAGAAGCCGCACGAACCTCGGCGCGTGATCTACCTGCTGCAGCGCAAGACATCATCGCTTGGCAAGGGGCTGGGCAAGACCACTGGCTGGGTGCACCGGCAGACGCTCAAGGACAGCAAGGTCGAGATGATCGGCGGCGTGACCTACGAGCGGATCGACGACGAGGGCCTGCACATCAGCATCAAGAAGGATGAGAAGGCGACGCCGGTCAAGCGGGTGCTCGAGGTCGACACGATCGTGCTGTGCGCCGGCCAGGAGTCGGTGCGGGACCTCGTGGCTGATGGCGTCCATGTCATCGGCGGCGCGGACGTCGCGGCCGAGCTCGACGCAAAGCGGGCCATCAAGCAGGCGACCGAGCTGGCGGCCTCCCTGTAGCCCGCGGCCTCTCCGCCAGGAGCCGGCCGCCGAGTCACCTGCGACGGGCCCTGCCGCAGGTGACTCGAGAGGCGCCGATCAGATCGGGGTGAACGTCCGGCGTACGTCGCTCTCGGTCGTTCGATAGACCGTCGCGGCGCTGCCGAGCGCTCGACTGATGCGCCCCAGGCTCTCGGCGACATTGCGCTGCTGTCGCTGCCAGTCGCTGTGCAAGGCGGTGTACTGGTTGGCCGCCGTGCCCTTCCACTGCCCCTGCAGTGTGCTCAGCTTGCGGTTGATCGCGCCCATCTGCCGCTGGATGTCGCCGGCCACGGTGCCGAGATCGGTGCCGTGGCCGGAGATCGCGTCGGCGTCGACGGTGTAGCCGCCGCCTCCGCCCCCGCCGCTGCCGCCCTTGGGTTCCATGAGCCCTCCTTGGTCTCGGTCCTGCCGTGGGTCGGCGAGGACGATGGGCGGCACGCTACGCAGGTCGGCGACATCGGCCGGCGAGTTATCCACAGCCGTGGCAGGACAAAGGTCACTGTGCCCAGGGGACATGCGTGTCTACTCATTGGCCGTGGCCTCGGCCTACGTTTGCGAGCAGGCACCCGGGCTTCGGGAGCCGACGGAGGGAGAGGAGATGCAGTGGGCATCGGCTACCTGATCACCACGCTGCTCAGCACTTTCCTCACCGCAGCGGCCGTCGCGCCGGTGCGCCGGACGTGGGCTCTCGGCCAGCTCAGCTGGCGGCTCGGCATGCAAGTCAACGAGCTCCCCTTCTTGCTCGGCGTGTGGGTGCTCCTGTCGACCGGCCTCGCCCAGGCCGAGGGCGATGTCCGTACGCCGATCGGCGCAGTCGGCCTGGTGCTCGCTGCCCTCACGCTCGTCGGGCTCTGCATCGTCGTACGCCGTTCGCTGGCTGCCGCACCGGCGGTCGCCGAGGCCCTTCGGGTCGGCCTCGGTGAGGACGCCCGATCGCGTGGCCGGCGGTCCTGGGCGCCAATTCTCTTGGCACCATTGCCTTTCCGGCCGCGCAGCGTCAGCATCCGACGCGATATCTCGTATGACGCCGAGCACCCTGAGAACGTCCTCGACATCTACTCGTCCCGCACGCCCGTCAGCGGAACACCGACGCTCGTCTACTTCCACGGGGGTGGCTACCTGAGCGGTCGCAAGAGCCGTGAGGCACGACCGCTGCTCACTCGTCTCGCGGGCCAGGGGTGGGTCTGCGCCACTGTCGACTACCGACTCAGCAGGACCGCGCCCTATCCCGCAGCGCTCGTGGACGCCAAGCGAGCGGTGGCCTGGATGCGAGAGCACGCGTCGACGTACGGCATCGATCCTGGGACGGTCTTCGTCGCAGGGAGCTCAGCGGGCGCCCACCTCGCGGCGATGGTGGCGCTGAGTCCCGGTGCGGCCGACCTCCAGCCCGGGTTCGAGACGGCGGACACCCAGGTCGCGGGCGCTATCTGCCTGTACGGCTTCTACGACACCCCGACCTGGATCGATCGGGAGCCGGGAGCGCCGTCGTCGCCCCTCGAGCTCGTCTCCGTGTCAGCGCCGCCCTTCTTCGTCGCTCACGGTGACCGGGACTCCTTCGTTCCGGTGGAGGACGCCCGTGAGTTCGTTCGGTGTCTGCGAGCGGTCTCCAGCAGCCCAGTCGTCTATGCCGAGCTGCCGGGAGGTCAGCACACCTTCGACCTCTACCACTCGCTCCGTCTCGAGGCCGCCGTCGACGGGGCTGAAGCCTTCACTAGCTGGGTCCGGGACCGGTCAGGGGAGATCCGGAGTGCGGCCGACAGGGGCCTGGCATAGCGTCGTGGTCATGACGACATCGGTGGCTGCGCGCGCGATCGGGCTCACCAAGGCTTACGGCGAGGGCGAGGCCCGCGTGCTCGCCCTGGACTCGGTCACGGTGGACCTGCAGGCGCACCAGTTCACCGCGATCATGGGGCCGTCCGGATCGGGCAAGTCGACCCTGATGCACTGCCTGGCAGCCCTCGACACCCCGACCTCCGGGCGGGTCTTCCTGGGGGACTCCAACCTCGGCAGGCTGAATGACAAGAAGCTCACGCAGCTGCGGCGCGACCGGGTCGGATTCGTCTTTCAGTCGTTCAACCTGGTCCCGACCCTGACCGCGCAGGAGAACATCTTGCTGCCCCTCGCGATCGCCGGGCGCGACCCTGAGCCGGGCTGGTTCGACGAGGTCATCGACACGGTCGGTCTGCGGTCGCGGCTGCAGCACCGCCCCAGCGAGCTCTCCGGTGGACAGCAGCAGCGGGTGGCCTGCGCGCGGGCTCTCGTCAGCCGTCCCGAGGTGATCTTTGCGGACGAGCCGA includes these proteins:
- a CDS encoding MarR family winged helix-turn-helix transcriptional regulator; the encoded protein is MPAERRDLLSSIHPIAKALRRIEDDAAESHGLTMWQYAVLAVVCARPALNQNEVAGLLDYSRNRIVADLDHLESMGCLVRTPGADRRANALTATDAGADVMRAVQREIHSGEDELLAGLSPTARAAFGRAADQLADHLGGQD
- a CDS encoding VOC family protein — translated: MPTRVPAPEFATLGLDDWRYVAGTLEATFRLTSYAEAGAFASRVAAAADKLGHHPAINVRYPGVVHVVTTTHEIHAVSERDLALARKLSELAIGASVVSDPRASLVVELAIDALDIDAVRPFWKALLAYEDEPPWVEGDTIRAISDPRGVGPAVWFQQMDEPREQRNRIHFDVLMPHDVAEQRLADALAAGGHLVSDTRAKAFWILADAEGNEACICTWQDRE
- a CDS encoding PadR family transcriptional regulator; translation: MSLEHAILVSLAEQSASGYDLTRRFDLSLGFFWRASHQQIYRTLARMETDGTVASEVEAGGSRPDRKVYALTDQGRHELEAWTRKPTPPETVRSEFAVKVRGMQYGDRAAVVDDIRRQREHHVKQLDYYERNAAKHYPDPSAVAEADLPVYLVLRGGIRTEQTYVAWCDEMLDLLGPQPNSAPPQEKP
- a CDS encoding NADPH-dependent 2,4-dienoyl-CoA reductase produces the protein MTYDHLLSPLQVGHLTLRNRIVMGSMHTGLEDRSKHLPELAAYFAERAKGGTAMLITGGFAPNVEGWLLPAGSLMRTGRAADKHKQVTEAVHEHDSRILLQVLHAGRYGYHPLIRSASSRKSPITPFKPRALSTRGVDKTIDAFVRAATLAKRAGYDGVEIMGSEGYLINQFLAARTNNRTDVWGGSAEKRMRFPVEIVRRTRDAVGDDFVIDYRISLVDLVDKSQTWDEVVQLAHQIEEAGASMLNTGIGWHEARVPTIVTSVPRAAFADWSARIKAEVGIPVMTSNRINTPEVGDEIVASGKADLISMARPMLADPDFANKAAEDRADEINTCIACNQACLDHTFANKRATCLVNPRAGREKELVLLPVPKARAKQVAVVGAGPAGLAAAVSLAERGHQVTVFEARDEIGGQFQMAMRIPGKEEFRETLRYYTRRLEVLGVDVRLSTVASQADLAAYDDVVLATGVKPRLPSIPGIDHPKVVAYDALLRGEVEAGHRVAVIGAGGIGFDVSEFLLQDPDEKLHDWMDRWGVTEDPEAVGGLTEKKPHEPRRVIYLLQRKTSSLGKGLGKTTGWVHRQTLKDSKVEMIGGVTYERIDDEGLHISIKKDEKATPVKRVLEVDTIVLCAGQESVRDLVADGVHVIGGADVAAELDAKRAIKQATELAASL
- a CDS encoding WXG100 family type VII secretion target, producing MEPKGGSGGGGGGGYTVDADAISGHGTDLGTVAGDIQRQMGAINRKLSTLQGQWKGTAANQYTALHSDWQRQQRNVAESLGRISRALGSAATVYRTTESDVRRTFTPI
- a CDS encoding alpha/beta hydrolase; the encoded protein is MGIGYLITTLLSTFLTAAAVAPVRRTWALGQLSWRLGMQVNELPFLLGVWVLLSTGLAQAEGDVRTPIGAVGLVLAALTLVGLCIVVRRSLAAAPAVAEALRVGLGEDARSRGRRSWAPILLAPLPFRPRSVSIRRDISYDAEHPENVLDIYSSRTPVSGTPTLVYFHGGGYLSGRKSREARPLLTRLAGQGWVCATVDYRLSRTAPYPAALVDAKRAVAWMREHASTYGIDPGTVFVAGSSAGAHLAAMVALSPGAADLQPGFETADTQVAGAICLYGFYDTPTWIDREPGAPSSPLELVSVSAPPFFVAHGDRDSFVPVEDAREFVRCLRAVSSSPVVYAELPGGQHTFDLYHSLRLEAAVDGAEAFTSWVRDRSGEIRSAADRGLA
- a CDS encoding ABC transporter ATP-binding protein — encoded protein: MTTSVAARAIGLTKAYGEGEARVLALDSVTVDLQAHQFTAIMGPSGSGKSTLMHCLAALDTPTSGRVFLGDSNLGRLNDKKLTQLRRDRVGFVFQSFNLVPTLTAQENILLPLAIAGRDPEPGWFDEVIDTVGLRSRLQHRPSELSGGQQQRVACARALVSRPEVIFADEPTGNLDSTSGSEILRFLRHSVDALGQTIVMVTHDPVAAGHTDRIVFLADGRVVDEMHEPTAERVLDRMRDLSTDPRALGSA